A single Arachnia propionica DNA region contains:
- a CDS encoding RpiB/LacA/LacB family sugar-phosphate isomerase, with product MRIIIGAPGNGAVLKEALKEKLAGDERVSALVDLSTPDITYPELSFQAGRAIAEGRADRGILVCGTGIGTAIAANKVPGIRAATAHDLLTVRGSVENYDAQILCMGQNVIAAPAAWALVDIWLDLRHDPASSYGPRLGEISAYETRC from the coding sequence ATGCGAATCATCATTGGCGCTCCGGGCAACGGAGCCGTGCTGAAGGAAGCGCTCAAGGAGAAACTTGCGGGCGACGAACGGGTGAGTGCCCTGGTGGACCTGTCCACGCCGGACATCACCTACCCGGAGCTTTCCTTCCAGGCGGGCCGGGCTATCGCGGAGGGAAGAGCTGACCGGGGCATCCTCGTGTGCGGCACCGGCATCGGCACTGCCATCGCCGCCAACAAGGTGCCGGGAATACGGGCCGCGACCGCCCACGACCTGCTGACCGTCCGGGGATCGGTGGAGAACTACGACGCCCAGATCCTGTGCATGGGTCAGAACGTCATAGCGGCACCGGCGGCCTGGGCCCTGGTGGACATCTGGCTCGACCTGCGTCACGACCCGGCGAGCAGCTACGGTCCCAGACTCGGTGAGATCTCGGCCTACGAGACCCGCTGCTGA
- the rlmB gene encoding 23S rRNA (guanosine(2251)-2'-O)-methyltransferase RlmB translates to MAGNSRHPGAGNRGKGNTAGSGGRIRRSLRGKGPTPKAEDRVYHKAYKAKQEALKRQANRPKAKTGNAPVGADWVVGRNPVLEALTAGLPLKQAYVAEGAERDDRLRDILKFAAEHSLPLLQVTRAELDRVTGGLVHQGVALQLPAFDYTDVEDIFDAAFEVPSRGLVVALDQVTDPRNLGAIIRSAAAFGAQGVVIPARRSASMTAAAWKTSAGAAARIPVARVTNLNQMLRRASGAGFTVVGLAGEGDTPLSGIPGLDGPVVVVVGSEGEGLARLVRENCNALVSIPITSAVESLNASVAASIALYEIGQQRVS, encoded by the coding sequence ATGGCAGGCAACTCGAGACACCCCGGGGCCGGTAACCGCGGCAAAGGCAACACCGCGGGTTCGGGCGGGCGGATCCGCCGTTCGCTTCGGGGCAAGGGCCCCACCCCGAAGGCCGAGGACCGCGTCTACCACAAGGCGTACAAGGCCAAGCAGGAGGCGCTGAAACGTCAGGCGAACCGCCCGAAAGCGAAAACCGGCAACGCCCCGGTGGGGGCGGACTGGGTGGTGGGCCGCAACCCGGTGTTGGAGGCCCTCACCGCCGGGCTGCCCTTGAAGCAGGCCTATGTCGCCGAGGGTGCGGAGCGCGACGATCGGCTCCGCGACATCCTCAAGTTCGCTGCCGAACACTCGCTTCCGCTGCTGCAGGTGACCCGGGCCGAACTGGACCGGGTTACCGGCGGTCTCGTCCACCAAGGGGTGGCCCTGCAACTTCCCGCCTTCGACTACACGGATGTCGAGGACATCTTCGACGCGGCCTTTGAGGTTCCGTCGCGGGGTCTCGTCGTGGCCCTCGACCAGGTGACGGATCCCCGCAACCTGGGCGCGATCATCCGGTCGGCGGCCGCCTTCGGCGCGCAGGGGGTGGTGATCCCGGCCCGCCGGTCGGCCTCCATGACGGCCGCCGCGTGGAAGACCTCCGCGGGAGCGGCGGCACGCATTCCCGTCGCGAGGGTCACGAACCTGAACCAGATGCTGCGCCGCGCCTCCGGGGCCGGTTTCACCGTCGTCGGTCTGGCCGGTGAGGGCGACACCCCGCTGTCGGGCATTCCGGGGCTCGACGGCCCCGTCGTGGTGGTGGTCGGTTCCGAGGGTGAGGGCCTGGCGCGTCTGGTGCGGGAGAACTGCAACGCCCTGGTCTCGATCCCCATCACTTCCGCTGTGGAGTCGCTCAACGCATCGGTGGCGGCCTCCATCGCGCTCTACGAGATCGGTCAGCAGCGGGTCTCGTAG
- the cysS gene encoding cysteine--tRNA ligase: protein MNLRLYNTATRAVEEFVPLVPGKVSIYHCGLTVQASPHLGHIRKEVVFDVLRRWLTHQGLDVTVVANVTDIDDKILAKSAEAGIEWWAHAYRFERELHDAYAALGCLPPTYEPRATGHVPEMIELVEELLERGHAYVADDGSGDVYFDVRSWPRYGELSGQKVDEMAAAEDADPRGKRDPRDFALWKGRKPEEPETASWPTPWGRGRPGWHLECSAMSGKYLGDTFDIHGGGIDLRFPHHENELAQSAGAGRGFARVWMHNAWVTMAGEKMSKSLGNTALVSEVTKAFDPRAVRFFLLAPHYRSQIEFSPADEQTRGSLAEAEKGIERIDSFLASAGERGLTRGRVGGPFWEAFEAAMNDDLATPTAVATLFEAVRAGNKALSDGDPGAADLYATVAEMTSILGINPADAPWATATGGDDLTPVVDRLVSTLLEQRSEARAAKDWGRADAIRDTLTEAGLSITDTPEGARWSLEKK, encoded by the coding sequence GTGAATCTGCGCCTGTACAACACCGCCACCCGAGCCGTCGAGGAGTTCGTTCCCCTGGTTCCCGGGAAGGTGTCGATCTACCACTGTGGATTGACGGTGCAGGCCTCACCGCATCTCGGGCACATCCGCAAGGAAGTGGTCTTCGACGTGCTCCGCCGCTGGCTGACGCATCAGGGACTCGACGTCACAGTCGTCGCGAACGTCACCGACATCGACGACAAGATCCTCGCCAAGTCCGCGGAGGCAGGTATCGAGTGGTGGGCGCACGCCTACCGCTTCGAACGGGAACTGCACGACGCCTACGCCGCGCTCGGGTGCCTGCCCCCCACCTACGAGCCGCGCGCCACCGGTCACGTCCCGGAGATGATCGAGCTGGTGGAGGAACTGCTGGAACGCGGCCACGCCTACGTTGCCGACGACGGTTCCGGAGATGTCTACTTCGACGTGCGATCCTGGCCGCGTTACGGGGAACTGTCGGGCCAGAAGGTCGACGAGATGGCCGCCGCGGAGGACGCCGATCCGCGCGGCAAACGCGATCCCCGCGACTTCGCGCTGTGGAAGGGACGCAAACCCGAGGAACCCGAGACCGCGTCCTGGCCCACGCCCTGGGGCAGGGGACGTCCCGGCTGGCACCTGGAGTGCTCCGCCATGTCCGGGAAATACCTCGGCGACACCTTCGACATCCACGGCGGCGGCATCGATCTGCGTTTCCCGCACCACGAGAACGAACTGGCCCAGTCCGCCGGGGCCGGACGCGGTTTCGCCCGGGTGTGGATGCACAACGCCTGGGTGACGATGGCGGGCGAGAAGATGAGCAAGTCGCTGGGAAACACCGCCTTGGTCTCGGAGGTAACGAAGGCCTTCGATCCGCGCGCGGTGCGGTTCTTCCTGCTGGCCCCCCACTACCGCAGCCAGATCGAGTTCTCCCCCGCCGACGAGCAGACCCGAGGATCTTTGGCGGAAGCCGAGAAGGGCATCGAACGCATCGACTCCTTCCTGGCCTCCGCCGGTGAACGCGGTTTGACGCGGGGCAGGGTCGGTGGGCCGTTCTGGGAGGCGTTCGAGGCCGCGATGAACGACGACCTGGCCACCCCGACCGCGGTGGCCACGCTCTTCGAGGCCGTGCGAGCGGGAAACAAGGCTCTGAGCGACGGCGACCCGGGGGCCGCCGACCTGTACGCCACGGTCGCCGAAATGACCAGCATCCTGGGAATCAACCCCGCCGACGCCCCGTGGGCGACCGCCACCGGGGGCGACGACCTGACCCCCGTCGTGGACCGGTTGGTCTCCACGCTGCTGGAGCAGCGCTCCGAGGCCAGGGCCGCCAAGGACTGGGGACGCGCCGATGCCATCCGCGACACCCTCACCGAGGCGGGATTGAGCATCACCGACACCCCGGAAGGGGCCCGCTGGAGTCTGGAGAAGAAATAA
- a CDS encoding class I SAM-dependent methyltransferase has protein sequence MRTERVRRYWDRTATRYDERVARMEERYLVPSRRWVCERAVGEVLEVAVGSGLNLPHYPPEAKLIGVDLSEGMLQLARRRAATARCEVELLRTDGSRLPFGDESFDAVVCTFSLCGFPDPRAGVEEMVRVLRPGGSLLLADHVGSTNPFIRLGQWVLQAITIPAEGEHWTRRPKRHVKALGLPIVETDRLHHGIVERLHASREAR, from the coding sequence ATGCGAACTGAAAGAGTGCGGCGTTACTGGGACCGGACCGCGACTCGCTACGACGAGCGGGTGGCTCGGATGGAGGAGCGTTATCTGGTGCCGAGCCGCCGATGGGTGTGCGAACGGGCGGTGGGGGAGGTCCTCGAGGTCGCAGTGGGGAGCGGACTCAACCTGCCGCACTACCCACCGGAGGCGAAGTTGATCGGGGTGGACCTGAGCGAGGGAATGCTGCAGCTGGCGAGAAGACGCGCGGCCACCGCCCGATGTGAAGTCGAATTGCTTCGAACCGACGGGTCGCGGCTGCCGTTCGGGGACGAATCCTTCGACGCAGTGGTGTGCACCTTCTCGCTGTGCGGTTTCCCCGACCCGCGTGCCGGAGTGGAGGAAATGGTAAGGGTACTGAGACCGGGGGGATCGCTGCTGCTCGCGGACCATGTCGGATCCACCAATCCGTTCATCAGACTCGGCCAGTGGGTGTTGCAGGCGATCACCATCCCGGCCGAGGGGGAGCACTGGACCCGGCGTCCCAAGCGGCACGTCAAAGCCCTCGGGCTCCCCATCGTTGAAACCGACAGGCTGCACCACGGCATCGTCGAGAGGCTTCACGCCTCACGTGAAGCACGGTGA
- a CDS encoding DUF4032 domain-containing protein, whose product MPRFLAAKPDAALIRLPWNTPLEAWPTQHLVALPRGISRHVVRFIQVGDEILAAKEILEEVAVHEYRQLTELRRLGVPSVEPVGVVLGRQTNDHDPLDPILLTRHLPFSLPYRALFYSGVKLDTVNRLLDAMVALFARLHLTGFYWGDVSLSNILFRRDAGEFAAYLVDAETGEVHPSLTAGQRTHDLEIARTNLFGEFCDLEAGGMLDPSLDPQWLVDTIEERYQSLWAELTGVEEFSDSEMYRLEGRVRRLNALGFDVAEIDVQTSPDGRTIRMQPKVVEAGHHARRLMRLTGLDAEEHQARRLLNDMDTFRAKLPGNMSESVMAHKWLTEVFEPAVTRIPAHLEGKREPAQFFHELLDYRWYQSQRENREVSIEEAATGYIADVLATLPDEHMSNVEPVGQELANKYDPSQGFVDDQYEKPYDPWEDEANDPAIPVTFGFDIDALRAKAARDS is encoded by the coding sequence GTGCCCAGATTCCTAGCTGCCAAGCCAGATGCAGCGTTGATCCGGCTGCCTTGGAACACGCCACTGGAGGCGTGGCCGACGCAGCACTTGGTGGCGCTGCCCAGAGGCATCTCCAGGCACGTGGTCCGTTTCATCCAAGTGGGTGACGAGATCCTCGCGGCCAAGGAGATCCTGGAGGAGGTGGCGGTACATGAGTACCGTCAGTTGACCGAGCTAAGACGCTTGGGCGTGCCGTCCGTTGAACCCGTAGGGGTGGTTCTCGGGCGACAGACCAACGATCACGACCCCTTGGACCCGATCCTGCTGACCCGGCACCTGCCGTTCTCCCTGCCCTACCGGGCGTTGTTCTACTCGGGCGTGAAACTGGACACGGTCAACCGGCTGTTGGACGCCATGGTGGCGTTGTTCGCCCGGCTGCACCTGACCGGTTTCTACTGGGGAGACGTGTCCCTGTCGAACATCCTGTTCCGGCGCGACGCCGGCGAGTTCGCCGCCTACCTGGTGGACGCCGAGACCGGTGAGGTGCATCCCTCCCTGACCGCTGGGCAGCGCACCCACGACCTGGAGATCGCCCGCACGAACCTGTTCGGCGAGTTCTGTGACCTGGAGGCCGGCGGAATGCTGGATCCCTCCTTGGATCCGCAGTGGCTGGTGGACACCATCGAGGAGCGCTATCAGAGCCTGTGGGCAGAGCTGACCGGCGTCGAGGAGTTCAGCGACTCCGAGATGTACCGCCTCGAGGGCCGGGTGCGTCGCCTGAACGCGCTCGGGTTCGATGTCGCCGAGATCGACGTGCAGACCTCCCCCGACGGTCGCACCATCCGCATGCAACCGAAAGTGGTTGAAGCCGGGCACCACGCTCGGCGCCTGATGCGCCTGACCGGGCTGGACGCGGAGGAGCATCAGGCACGCAGACTGCTCAACGACATGGACACGTTCCGGGCGAAGCTGCCCGGGAACATGAGCGAATCGGTGATGGCCCACAAGTGGCTGACGGAGGTCTTCGAACCCGCCGTCACCCGCATCCCGGCCCATCTGGAGGGCAAACGCGAGCCGGCGCAGTTCTTCCACGAACTGTTGGACTACCGCTGGTACCAGTCGCAGCGGGAGAACCGGGAGGTCTCCATCGAGGAGGCCGCCACCGGTTACATCGCGGATGTGCTGGCCACGCTGCCCGACGAGCACATGAGCAACGTGGAGCCCGTCGGCCAAGAGCTGGCCAACAAATACGATCCGTCTCAGGGATTCGTGGACGACCAGTACGAGAAGCCCTACGATCCGTGGGAGGACGAGGCCAACGACCCGGCCATCCCCGTCACCTTCGGTTTCGACATCGATGCCCTGCGCGCCAAGGCGGCCCGGGATTCCTGA
- a CDS encoding nucleotidyltransferase domain-containing protein yields MICTLTDGFDAATVERIQARLDEVERDHGVRVLWAVESGSRAWGFPSPDSDYDCRFFYVRRHDDYLSPWRPRDVIETPLDDVLDVNGWDLIKAIRLAARSNATVMEWLRSPLIYRGQPAFAEELLDVCRAVVDHDAIRRHYFHVGRAHWNRSGAAEGGKVSLKKLFYAIRPAAALHWTRTLGSPVPPMNLSALLEEAPPAEDVIDAITALVRAKAVTRELGEGVVPEPIRRFVLHEFGLVAETGTQRLRPEIRYRASAAFTDLLRRFAPTYV; encoded by the coding sequence ATGATCTGCACCCTCACCGACGGCTTCGACGCGGCAACCGTCGAAAGGATCCAGGCCCGCCTGGACGAGGTGGAACGCGACCACGGCGTCCGGGTGTTGTGGGCGGTCGAGTCGGGTAGCCGCGCCTGGGGGTTCCCGTCCCCGGACTCCGACTACGACTGCCGGTTTTTCTACGTGCGCCGCCACGACGACTACCTGTCGCCGTGGCGTCCACGGGACGTCATCGAGACTCCCCTGGACGATGTGCTCGACGTCAATGGCTGGGACCTGATCAAGGCGATCCGGCTCGCGGCGCGCAGCAACGCAACCGTCATGGAGTGGTTGCGTTCCCCGTTGATCTACCGCGGACAGCCCGCGTTCGCCGAGGAGCTGCTGGACGTGTGTCGCGCTGTGGTGGACCACGATGCCATCCGGCGTCATTACTTCCACGTCGGCCGCGCTCACTGGAACCGGTCGGGCGCAGCCGAGGGTGGAAAGGTATCCCTGAAGAAGTTGTTCTACGCCATCCGTCCCGCGGCGGCCCTGCACTGGACGCGCACGCTGGGTTCTCCGGTTCCCCCGATGAACCTGTCGGCGCTGCTCGAGGAAGCACCCCCGGCCGAAGACGTCATCGACGCGATCACTGCCCTGGTCCGGGCCAAGGCGGTCACCCGAGAGCTCGGGGAGGGCGTCGTCCCGGAGCCCATCCGCCGGTTCGTGCTGCACGAATTCGGTTTGGTAGCAGAGACCGGGACTCAGCGCCTGAGGCCTGAGATCCGGTACAGGGCGTCTGCGGCCTTCACCGATCTGCTCAGGCGATTTGCACCGACATATGTATAG